From Drosophila suzukii chromosome 2R, CBGP_Dsuzu_IsoJpt1.0, whole genome shotgun sequence, a single genomic window includes:
- the SmydA-7 gene encoding SET domain-containing protein SmydA-8, protein MQEFGENIQQVHNEKLGRHLVAGINIEPGDTILEERPLLVAPHWECHQLKCAQCLQESYVMCRRCQVFPLCMDCSQHDEFECQFFSSGAGKAICKDILVKNYGICGLLKLLLLLENPDTRADCQMLLDVPVNLADYRDGEGMWQEHEELVVRPLMESGLVGALPAQQLTSDGLHAHCIRIDSNSFEVTARDGDTLKGVFVCGAGLPHHCVPNTVVALDEQFNMKLYAAVPLQPGDIIYNSYTNPLMGTSQRQHQLRLTRRLECTCSRCLDPTEMGTHMSSMKCRECGGFSICEIDPNGRLGDWRCPDCNTLLTAAEVHELQAEVGSALVEARGELQVYESLLTQYGPLLHPNHFMLLDIKQNIASILRAAALMNSMEQPCKKLLARRVELCSDLLPVCRAVVPGLSKLYAIGLFEYLLALVELVELQFAESDLDKKEYVAHLRTASMVAKEAMDLLRFEPENSAEGYLSDRISMELERIESDLKKYGR, encoded by the exons ATGCAAGAATTTGGCGAAAATATTCAGCAGGTTCACAACGAGAAGTTGGGCAG GCACTTGGTGGCAGGCATAAACATCGAACCGGGAGACACGATTTTGGAGGAGCGGCCCCTGCTGGTGGCTCCCCACTGGGAATGTCACCAGCTAAAGTGCGCCCAATGCCTCCAGGAATCCTATGTGATGTGCCGGAGGTGCCAGGTGTTTCCCCTGTGCATGGACTGCAGCCAGCATGACGAGTTCGAATGCCAGTTCTTCTCCAGCGGAGCGGGGAAAGCCATCTGCAAGGACATTCTAGTGAAGAACTATGGCATATGTGGACTGCTGAAGCTGCTCCTTCTGCTGGAGAATCCTGATACGAGGGCGGATTGCCAAATGCTCTTGGATGTACCTGTAAATCTGGCTGATTACCGCGACGGAGAAGGAATGTGGCAAGAGCACGAGGAGCTAGTGGTACGTCCACTGATGGAGAGTGGCCTCGTGGGTGCTCTACCCGCTCAGCAGTTGACTTCGGATGGGCTGCACGCCCACTGCATCCGCATCGACAGCAATTCCTTTGAGGTGACCGCCAGGGATGGTGATACCTTGAAGGGAGTCTTCGTTTGTGGAGCTGGTTTACCACACCACTGCGTTCCCAATACGGTGGTCGCTTTGGATGAGCAGTTCAACATGAAGCTGTATGCGGCTGTTCCCCTGCAGCCGGGTGATATTATATACAACTCGTACACCAATCCCCTGATGGGCACCAGCCAGAGACAGCACCAACTGCGGCTTACCCGGAGATTGGAGTGCACCTGCTCGCGCTGTCTGGATCCCACTGAGATGGGCACCCACATGAGTAGCATGAAGTGCAGAGAGTGCGGCGGATTTTCGATTTGTGAGATAGATCCCAACGGAAGGCTGGGTGACTGGCGCTGCCCGGATTGTAATACCCTTCTTACCGCCGCTGAGGTCCACGAACTGCAGGCCGAAGTGGGATCAGCATTGGTCGAGGCCCGGGGTGAGCTGCAGGTCTACGAATCCCTGCTGACCCAATATGGGCCCCTGCTCCATCCCAACCACTTTATGCTGCTCGACATCAAGCAGAACATTGCCAGTATTTTGCGGGCTGCGGCATTGATGAACTCAATGGAGCAGCCGTGCAAGAAGCTCCTAGCCCGTCGGGTGGAACTCTGTTCCGATCTGCTGCCCGTCTGCCGGGCTGTGGTACCGGGCCTCTCCAAGCTGTATGCCATCGGTCTGTTTGAGTATCTGCTGGCGTTGGTGGAGCTCGTGGAACTGCAGTTTGCGGAGAGTGACCTGGACAAAAAGGAATACGTG GCTCATTTGAGGACCGCCAGTATGGTGGCCAAGGAGGCCATGGACTTACTTCGCTTCGAGCCGGAAAACTCAGCGGAAGGCTATCTTTCGGACCGGATTTCCATGGAGCTGGAGCGTATTGAGTCCGATCTGAAGAAGTACGGCCGATAG